The Cervus canadensis isolate Bull #8, Minnesota chromosome 5, ASM1932006v1, whole genome shotgun sequence genome contains the following window.
AGCCAGGGCTGGCTCTGTGGGGCCCCTCTCCGCCCCAGGCTGCTCTCCTCACCTGGAACGGCCGGCGGCGAGCCCCGAGAAGGACCCTGTCCACCTTCCAGCGCCCAGCGGTGCTGCCCGGGGCCTGCCACACCGGCTCGCGGCGGCTGCCCTCCACCACAACCAGCTCCAGAAAGCCTGGAGAGGGGTCACCGTGGGTGGCCTGTCCGACCCCGTCCCTCGCCCGGGTGCTccgacccccccaccccaggacggGGCAGAGGGTGTGAAGGGACGGCGGTACCTCGGGGGTGACTCTGAAGATAGTAAACCAGGCGGAGCTCGCAGCGGGGGCCCGAGGGGCCCAGGATGGGTGTGAGCACCCGGGCCTCCTCACTCAGCTGTCCCCAGGCCCTCTGCACGGCCAGGAAGTGTCCTGGGGATAGCAGGCCTCAGAGCCGGTTCCTCCCCGGACCCCGACTCAGCGCCCTCCCTAGGGAGAAGGGGCAGCTGGAAGGCAGGTCCCAGGCTGCCCCGGGCGGAGCCTCACCAGCAGCCCCGCGGGCATCCGGGCCCGGCCCGCCCCAGTCTGGGGCCGGGAGGCGCACCCACTGCAGCCGCCCCACGCTGGCGTCCTCCCAGCCCCCGCCTGAGGGTGACTCGAAGTCCGTGGTGCCTGCAAGGGCAGGGGGCATGGATGGGCCTGGGGCCTTGCCGGCCGCTCCCAGAGGGCAGGGTTGAAGGGAGGTGAGGCCCCGCCCGCTCACCGCACTCCTGCTCATCCTCGCCCCCCGGGCACTGCTCCTGGAAGTCACACAGCTGCTCCGGGGGAACACACAGCTCCCCACAGAAGAAGTGTCCGGGCTCGCAGAAGCTCCGAGGCTGCAGGCTGGACGGCTGGgtccaggggctgggggcccagAGTCCAGGAGGGGGGCCGGCCGGCTCTGTGGGCCGGCGCAGGGGTCAGGCGGGCTGGCAGGGGCTGTGCTTCTCCTGGGCTGGGGCGTGGGGCGCCCAGCAGGCTCACCTGGGACTAGCTTGCAGTGGTCGGACAGGATGAGGTCGTCCAGGCCCACGACGCCCCCAGGGCCTGTCTGCCCAGCCAGGAAGATCTGGGGACGGACGGGGTCGGGGGCGCCCCAGCACCCCTCTGTGATCCCCAGGCCGGTCTGCCCCCCTGAGTCCTCTCCCCAGAATCCACACTTCGTCCTTATCTCTTGCTGGACACCCAGCCCTTCAGGGGGCATCTCTGCAGggaccccctcccctcctctggccTGCCCTTCTCCTGAGACGGTGGAGGGGCCCCggacctccctgcctccccccacgATGCTGCCCTCGCCAGCCTCACCCGAAAGCGGTGCTTGCTCTGGATGTCAACTCGGTCTCGGACCCAGGCGGCCCCCAGCTCCCCTTGGCGCCTGCGCAGCAGgacagggggctggggggctgcagGGCTCCCTGTCTGTAGGAACACCTGGAGGCAGCCAGCCTCAGACCCATGCAGGTAGTGATAGAAGATGAGCTGGGAGGGGAGCGAGCACAGTCAGCAGAGATGCCGCAGGGCCTGGGCAGGCAGGACGGCGCCCTGCGACTCCCACCCGCTCACCGAACAGTTGTGGGGGGCCGAGGCCTGGAACTCGGGGCTGGAGAGGACCGCTGGGGCGCTGGGATCGGCCACGGACGCgaggaaggagcctggggagACAGCAGGCACAGGCCAGGGCAgctggtggggcggggcgggggtcccAGGGCAGGGCGGGGGTCCCCAGAGCCGGGCGGTGGTCCCCGGAGCCTCACCCTGTGCGCTATTCCAGGTGTGGTCACCGCGTGGCCAGGTGGGGTGCCCAGGGCCGCTGGCACTGCGGTTCCGGGTCCAGCCCTCTGAGTGGTTCCACAGGCCGAGGCCCATCTCAAAATCCGTGGCTACGTAGTGTCCTGGGGGGCGAGGGGGGCGTAGTGTCCTGCCCAGGCCTGTGCTCACGGCCCCAGCTCTGGCGCACGTCAGCTGTCTCAGCCCCCGAGGGATGGTGCCAAGGGCCAGCCCCCTGTCCCACTCACGGCAGGGGGCTGCATCCTCATCCGAGCGGTCCCCGCAGTTGTCCTCCCCGTCACACAGCTGGGGGGGCTCCACGCAGGCCTCGCTCCGGCAACGGTGGTGCCCCAGGGGGCAGTGcgcctggggggctgggggcagggttaACCCATCACCTGCCCCAAGTCCCTGGGCGGGGCCGCTGACCAGGGCCTCCTGCTGACCCCCTCGCCCCTCCAGGAGTGGGCCCACGGCGGGGGGACCTTACTGGGCAGCCCGCAGCGCCAGAAGGCCACATCGTCCAAGGCCACGGTGCCCCTGTGGGTGGCATTTCGCGTGGCAGAGAAGGTCACCTGGAGAGAGCGAGGTCCCTAAGTCAGGGCTCGGACCCTCCCCGCTGTCCCCGCCGTCCAGAGCGCCCATCTCACCCTGAAGGCGCCCCGGATGCGGCCAGTGGGCACCACCAGCTGCTGCCAGTCTGGGCCCCAGGGCCCTGCGCTCCGCCACAGGGTCAGTGTCTCCACACCGTGGGTCAGCTCCAGCCGCAGCTCGGCCACATCTGCAGTGAGGGGTCTGGAGGCAGCTCAGGCCCCAGGCCTCCCCCAGGCCCGTGGCTGTGCCCACCCCAGGACCCCTGCCCACCCTGGGGGCGCCCTCCCGTCTCTGCACCCCTCCTCTCGGGTCGCCTGACTTGAGTCATGGGGTGTGGGGCGCGCACCTCTTGAGGCTGCGTGGTACCAGAGCCTCAGCTCGCAGGTGGGGGCGGCCTCATGCAGAACCGGGGAGCGCAGGGCCGCGGTGGCCGTCTCCCTCCCGCGGTGTGTGCCGACCGCCGTGTACCAGCCTGGGCAGCCGAGAGGTCAGGAGACGGGGCAGGAGGCACGGAGGGCTGCGGACCGCATGGAGCCCCGCCCAAGCCTCACCGAGGTCGGTGCCCAGAGTGTGGTCTGCGCGCGGCCCCGGCTCCTCCGGTGACGCGCCCGCGCGGTCTCGGAGCCAGCGGTAGCCCGCGGTGCTGATGTCCCGCCAGCCACAGGAGTCCTGCTCGAAGTCGCAGGTGAAGGGGGTGCCCAGGCTGGGAGAGACCCCGTGGTAACCTGCAAGGGCAGGGGGTCAGGCGGGGCGGCAGCGAGGGCTGGCCCCACCGCTGCCCCCTGGCCCCGGCTCACCACACTGCGCCTCGTCGGGGCAGCCCCTGCAGTCACACACGAAGTTGCACACAGCCTCGCGGGGGGGCCTGCAGTGGTTGGGCACCCAGGCCCAGCCAGGGGATCCTGCTGCCAGCAGAGACAGCCAGGTGGCCCCGGGTAGGGAGGCTCTGCTGTTCCCCAGCCCAGAGACCTCTCAGAGTTGGGTGTTCTGGGACATCTGGGGGCCGGGCCAGGAGGTCGTGCAGGGAGGGGGCCAGAAACCCATGGAGAACTGCCCCCGGGGGGCCCCTGTCAGGCCCAGGAGGTCATGTCTGGCCCTGGAGAGGCTGGCTGTCAGGATGGAGTGCCTGGGTGTGCAAGGGACTGAGGATCCCCGACGTGGGTCCCTCCCCGGGGAGGAAAACTGGAGTCCAGCGCGACTCCGGAGGGGCTGCGGCAGCGTGGGCCAGGCCCCCTCAGGCTCCACCCAGGTGGAGAGTGGCCGGCTAGGGTCTGCCTTCAGGGACCTCTCGTCTTGGAGCCTGGGTGGAGACTGGGCCAGGGCAGGCTGGACGCTGGCCCCTACCCCAGCGGGGCTATCCCGAGGACCCCGAGGGCTTGCCTGGCGTCCCCACTGCAGGCCGTCCCGGGCCCGCGTCCCTTCTTCCCTGCAGACCCAGCAGCCGGGCCCCCGGACGTTCCTGCTTTAGGAGCCGGGCCGGCGACTCACCCAGGAGCATGACCACGGCGGGCAGGAGGTGGCCGCACAGAGGCATGGTCAGGCCcgaggcagggaggcctggggcgCCGCCTGGCTGTCAGCCCGAGGCCCCGCAGACAGACTCTGCTCTGACCGTGGACCCGGCTCAGCCCTTTCTGTATCTGCAGCCCCTCACCTGGCCCCACCCCGTGCTGACAAAGACAGACATCTGGCTGTAAATGCATCCAGGAAGAGAGGCCCCGGCCCGGGGGGGCTCCCACCTGCCTGGCCCCTTTTGGCCGAAGGTCAGGCCTCGGCTGTGGTGCCCACCgctgcccagccctgcctggtGGAGGCCCTGCTGGAGACAGGACCGAGTGGCACAGGCCTCAGCTGCTTCTCCTGGGGTCTCTGGTCACGCAGAGTTGAACTCAGCTGGGCAAGAGCCCAGCTGGTACAAAGCCCCAACCTGGCTTGAGTTCCCTGCACGGGGAGGGGGCAACCCTAGCAACCAAGGACGTCGTCCCTCCCTGTAACTCAGCCTGTGGGTCCCTCTTGGCTTGCTCGCTTAAAAACGATGACTGTTTTCTCGTCGACGAGTGTCCAAGCAGTGTAGTGTGGCCTGGGCACAGCAGGTACAGGGTCCAGAGGAGCCGCGGGGCTCTGGGCCTCGTGGCACTGACCCCAGCGGAGGATCTGGAGCCAGGCGCTGCCCAGTTTATCACCGTCTGGCCTTGGgagctgagcctcagtttcctcatctttgaaagCGTAACCATGGCGCCTGTCTGGGGAGGCTCCTGTGAGGGCCCTAGAGCCCAGAGGAGGCGGGCACAGCGTGATGGAGGCCTCTGCTCCCCACAGCACCAGGAGGAGCGTCCCGGGAGAGGGGCTCCAAGTGCGACGCCCGGTTTACTTGAAGGAGCCGGAGGCAGGGGGCCCTGATTCTGGAGTCGAGGGGCCACAGACCACCCTACTCATGACCTCAGTTAGCAGTGGCCAAGGCAGGGGTTGCTGGTGTCCCCCATTCCATACTGGGAGGGGCCCCCGCCTCCGCAGGCTGGAGGGACTTGGCCCTAGCTTCTTGCGTAAGGGCTTGTCAGGCCTCTTCCCAGATGACCGTGGGGACAGCAGGTGCATGGAGAAGCAATCAGGCCATAAATGGGGGCAGCGACCAGGGCCCCCTTATCAGACCCCAAAGGGCTGAGTGTGCACGGCCACTCCCTGGGCCCCGGGGGTAGAGCCGGGTGAGGGGCAGCCTCCAGCTCTCGGCTACCCACCCACGCTACCTGCAAGTACAGAGACGTGAGCTGAGAAGACAGACGCAGAGACACATAGCACCCAGGGAGCAGCAGAGTTGACAATGCTTTTAATTCTCCTGAGAAGGAAGCCCAGGCACCGAGGCCTGGCAAGGGTGGCAAAGTGCCAGGGGGTGCAGTCCGGCCCCTCGGGAGGGGTCTTCAGGGCAGAGTTCTGAGAGGGCTGCTGGATGGACCGGGCCTCGAGTGGGCCTCAGTAGCCGTCGTCAGCCCACGTGACTTCGTAGTCCGGATACTTGGCTTTGATCTTCTCTGTGGAGACAGAGTGTTGGGCACGACCGTAACCCTGAAGGAAGAAGGTGGCTCTCACATGCCCAGTCCTGGCTCTGGGGGCCCCCAGGCAGCAGGGACACCAGGAGCCAGCTGGGGAGGAGGCTGTCATCCCCCTAGCCACCCAAGCCACTCTCCTGGGGGAAATGTGGCCTCCAGGGGGAGCCAACCTGGAGGGAGGGCCCTCCAGCCAGAGGCCGAGCTGGCTCTGGGTGCCCCGTGACCCTGCAGGTAGAGTGGTGAAGGGAGAGGCAGGCAGTCGAGCTCCAACGCTGTGCTGGCGACCTCGAAGCGCTGGAGGACAGAGGCCCGGCCAGGCCTTCAGGGCAGGAACAGCACACAGCCCATGGGGGAGCGAGCACTGGCTCCCACCCACTCCCTGTTTCCTGTGTCATGCAGCGTGGAAACCGGGAGGCTGCGGGCCCTGGAGGCAGGGTTCTGTGGCTGAGAAGGGCCGGGTGTTCCCCAGCCAGGACTGGGGCCCTCAGCTGTGGGCTCACCATGGAGTAGCCGTACACGTGGATCTTCCTGTCCTGGCTCTGGTGGGAGATACGCCCGCCCCCCAGGCACTCGCAGTCATAGCCCTTCTTCTGCATCTCGCCTGATACCTTGTCGTAGATGTCGGCTGGAATGGGAGGGGGACTCAGCCCCAGCCAGGGCGGAGGGGGTCTGAGGccctccccccgccgcccccaaCCTCCGGCCCCCCGGCTCTAagcagcccccgcccccaggagAGAAGACTCTCTGGACGGgaaaaaagggaggaggaggtGCGCCTGGGTAGGGGCCCTGAGACTAGGAGGGAGGGTCGGTCCACGGAACCCCTTATCTCCAGGACAGTCTGGATGCCTCCCCGCCACCCAAGCCAGCCGGCGAGGAAACCCGGCACAGGGTctacccccgccccgccctcggccccgccccagccccgctGCCCCCGCCCACAGAGCcagaggccccgccccgccccgccccgccccaccccgccagcCCACAGAGCCGGCCGCCCCGCCCTCACCGTGGTACTCGGCCCACTTGTAGCCGCGCACGATCTCTTTGGTCTCCCCAGCCGGGGTCCCGGAGGGCGGCGCCGCGTGGACTCGAATCAGCACATACTTGAAGACGCCGTCGGAGTCGATGTCCACGTCGGGGATCTGGGCGAGGCCCGCCGCCGCCATGTTCCCGGAGCGCGCTCGCCCTGCGGCCCGCGGCCCTGCCCCGCGCGACCCCGGGCTGCGCGGACcgcgcggggggcggggcctggaggcCGCTGGCCAATCCCGCGGGGGCATGCTGTCCGGGCCCAGCGCCTCAGCCAACCGTGCGGCCGACCGGCGGCACAGACGGGCCAATCAAGGCCTAGCTCCTTGCAGCGCGGTGACCGCACCGGTTCCCCTTAAAGGGGAACGAGGAGCCGGGAGTGGGTGCGGATTCTTTTCAGCCCACCGAGAAGCCCCTTCCTGGGGCTCGGGGGCGGCTGACGGGCCCCTCTTGGGGGCGGTGCTGGGCGACCCACGAGGCGCAGGGGGCGCGCGCTGTCCCTGACTCACCCCGCAGATCACGCGCGCTGCCCTCGGCTTCCCCCCGGGTCCCCGCAGCGTATCTGAGGGCCTCGCGCCCGGGCACTCCGCCTGCTGTCCCGCGGTCTCCCGCCCCGCGCCCCCACCGAGTCCCGCGGTctcccggcccccgcccccaccgaGTCCCGCGGTctcccggcccccgcccccaccgaGTCCCCCGGTCTCCCGCCCCGCGCCCCCACCGAGTCCCGCGGTCTCCCGCCCCGCGCCCCCACCGAGTCCCACGGTCTCCCGCCCCCCGTCCCcaccgtgtccgactctctccGGTCTCCCACTCCACGTTGTTCAGTGGTTTCCCACCCCTGTTTCCGAAGGCCCGCCCCCCACGGCTCCGAAAATCTTCGTCGCACCCACTCTGAACAAAAAACGAGGCAGCAGTGGCTACATTCGAGTTATATTTTCCTTGGTTCGAAAGCGCTCCCCCTCTGGAAGTAACCCCAGTCCAGGGTCCTTCCTGGACGGCGCGTGGGGACGAAGGCGGAGGCCCCTGGGCAGGGGACGCGGCGGCCGGTTTGTGAGGCCGCGAAGGCGGGAGGGGCTAAGCGGGGCGCGTGGCCGGTGGGAATGCGCGGAGCCGAGGCAGGCGCGCAGgcaggtggaggagaaggaacgAGGGAAGATGGGCGCGGGTGCACGGTCGGGGGTGAGGGCCGCGAccggaggtgggggttgggggcccCACAATTTAATTGAATCGATGCCTCCACCACCTGGCCCTGACGGGGGCCTGGGGCTTCAGGAGGGCCCTTCCGGGCGCCGGACCTCGCCCTCTTGGGCCAAGGCCAGCGGACAGCCCCGGACGAGAGCGGGTATAACGGACACTGGAGCGTGCATTCCCGAGGGCCGGAGCCGGGCCGCCAGCCTCAAGCGTCCAGCCTGCACCACAAGGCGGGGCCAG
Protein-coding sequences here:
- the MAMDC4 gene encoding apical endosomal glycoprotein → MPLCGHLLPAVVMLLAGSPGWAWVPNHCRPPREAVCNFVCDCRGCPDEAQCGYHGVSPSLGTPFTCDFEQDSCGWRDISTAGYRWLRDRAGASPEEPGPRADHTLGTDLGWYTAVGTHRGRETATAALRSPVLHEAAPTCELRLWYHAASRDVAELRLELTHGVETLTLWRSAGPWGPDWQQLVVPTGRIRGAFRVTFSATRNATHRGTVALDDVAFWRCGLPTPQAHCPLGHHRCRSEACVEPPQLCDGEDNCGDRSDEDAAPCRHYVATDFEMGLGLWNHSEGWTRNRSASGPGHPTWPRGDHTWNSAQGSFLASVADPSAPAVLSSPEFQASAPHNCSLIFYHYLHGSEAGCLQVFLQTGSPAAPQPPVLLRRRQGELGAAWVRDRVDIQSKHRFRIFLAGQTGPGGVVGLDDLILSDHCKLVPEPAGPPPGLWAPSPWTQPSSLQPRSFCEPGHFFCGELCVPPEQLCDFQEQCPGGEDEQECGTTDFESPSGGGWEDASVGRLQWVRLPAPDWGGPGPDARGAAGHFLAVQRAWGQLSEEARVLTPILGPSGPRCELRLVYYLQSHPREVSCNFERGTCGWHSGHLTDAQWRRVGSRGPRYDHTTGQGHFVLLDPTDPPARGPAAHLLTQPQAPTAPQECLSFWFHLYGPQIGTLRLAMRREGEAETHLWFRSGTHGNRWHEAWATLHHPPDAGKYQLLFEGLRDGYHGSMALDDVALRPGPCWAPRRCSFEDSACGFSTGGRGLWTRQANASWGPDTDHTTETAQGHYMVVDMSPQGLPRGHAALLTSEEHRPLLQPACLTFWYHLSLRNPGTLKVHVEEAGRQQALSVSSRGGAAWRLGSVDVQAGRAWKVVFEAVAAGVEHSYMALDDLLLQDGPCPLPASCDFEAGLCGWSHVPRPGLGGYSWDWGSGASPSRYAQPPVDHTLGTEAGHFALFETSVLGPGGRAAGLVSQPLPPTTASCLRFWYRMDFPEHFHQGELRVLLSSVQGQLAVWGASGRRRHQWLEGQVDVASAAEFQVVFEATLGGQPAVGPIALDDVEYRAGQRCGLPTPSQGDGAVATLVPAAVGGALLLLVLLLLLGVAGQRWLQKKGGCPSRGEMDTMAPGFDNILFSADRVTLPASVTNGQ
- the PHPT1 gene encoding 14 kDa phosphohistidine phosphatase, with the translated sequence MPPRDWPAASRPRPPRGPRSPGSRGAGPRAAGRARSGNMAAAGLAQIPDVDIDSDGVFKYVLIRVHAAPPSGTPAGETKEIVRGYKWAEYHADIYDKVSGEMQKKGYDCECLGGGRISHQSQDRKIHVYGYSMGYGRAQHSVSTEKIKAKYPDYEVTWADDGY